In Rhodobacter sp. 24-YEA-8, the following are encoded in one genomic region:
- a CDS encoding UbiH/UbiF family hydroxylase: MKRAETGILISGGGIAGLTAAAAFGSAGFDVICVDPAPPPQSEAANDADLRSTAFLQPSVSVLEEAGIWQRLAPHAAALQVMRIVDSGKADPGSADATARTIRDFDAAEISDQPFAWNLPNWLLRREIAARLAELPNVTFRPGIGTKGLMTRDSEALVTLSDGSQVAARLLIAADGRHSPMREALNIPVKTIRYGQKALVFSVTHDLPHDNISTEVHRSGGPFTMVPLPDRDGRHASSVVWMEHGPEATRLAALPEAEFEAEMNARSCGILGRMRLVTRRLVWPIISQVAQRLSGQRAVLMAEAAHVVPPIGAQGLNMSLKDLRVLLDLVRGSGGDPGAQGIPDAYHRARHGDITLRVGGIDMLNRASMAGAPTLRALRSGMLEMLYALPPVRQGLMRAGLGVS, from the coding sequence ATGAAACGCGCGGAAACCGGAATCCTGATCTCGGGCGGCGGTATTGCCGGGCTGACGGCGGCTGCAGCTTTTGGGTCGGCCGGGTTCGACGTGATCTGCGTCGATCCGGCCCCGCCGCCGCAATCCGAAGCGGCAAATGACGCCGATCTGCGCAGCACGGCCTTTTTGCAGCCCTCGGTTTCGGTGCTGGAAGAGGCCGGGATCTGGCAACGGCTTGCCCCCCATGCGGCGGCATTGCAGGTGATGCGGATCGTCGATTCCGGAAAGGCAGATCCGGGCAGCGCGGATGCGACGGCCCGCACCATCCGCGATTTCGACGCGGCTGAAATTTCCGACCAGCCCTTCGCCTGGAATCTGCCGAACTGGCTTTTGCGCCGCGAGATCGCTGCAAGGCTGGCCGAGCTTCCGAATGTGACCTTCCGCCCGGGCATCGGCACGAAAGGCCTGATGACCCGTGACAGTGAGGCGCTGGTCACGCTTAGCGACGGATCCCAGGTCGCGGCGCGGCTTCTGATCGCGGCGGACGGGCGGCATTCTCCGATGCGTGAGGCGCTGAATATCCCGGTGAAAACCATCCGGTACGGGCAAAAGGCCCTGGTGTTTTCGGTCACCCATGATCTGCCGCATGACAATATCTCGACCGAAGTGCATCGCTCAGGCGGGCCGTTCACGATGGTGCCACTGCCCGATCGCGACGGGCGCCACGCGTCCTCGGTTGTCTGGATGGAACATGGGCCCGAGGCCACGCGGCTTGCCGCCCTGCCCGAGGCCGAGTTCGAGGCCGAGATGAATGCGCGCTCCTGTGGCATTCTGGGCAGGATGCGGCTGGTGACAAGGCGCCTTGTCTGGCCGATCATCAGCCAGGTGGCGCAGCGGCTTTCGGGACAGCGCGCGGTTCTGATGGCCGAAGCCGCACATGTGGTGCCGCCCATTGGCGCGCAGGGGTTGAATATGTCGCTGAAGGATCTGCGGGTGCTGCTGGATCTTGTCAGAGGATCTGGCGGCGACCCGGGGGCGCAGGGCATTCCAGACGCCTATCACCGGGCGCGGCACGGCGATATCACGCTTCGGGTCGGCGGCATCGACATGCTCAACCGCGCCTCGATGGCCGGCGCGCCGACGCTGCGCGCCCTGCGCAGCGGTATGCTCGAGATGCTCTATGCGCTGCCGCCGGTGCGGCAGGGGCTGATGCGCGCCGGGCTGGGTGTGTCGTGA
- the dnaG gene encoding DNA primase, whose product MSLPPGFLDELRNRVSLSAVVGRKVTWDMRKSNMAKGDWWSPCPFHQEKSASFHVDDRKGFYYCFGCHAKGDALTFIKESENLGFMEAVAVLASEAGMQMPERDPRAAEKADRRTQLIEVMEEAVKWFRLQLKTQAATDARAYLAKRGLSEAAQDRWEIGFAPDGWSGLFQAMTGKGIAKELLVAAGLCATSAKGKEPYDRFRNRIIFPIRDGRGRAISLGGRAMDPNDQAKYLNGPETELFDKGRNLFNHGPAREAAGKGQRLIVAEGYMDVIALSEAGFQAAVAPLGTAVTEDQLRLLWRISDEPVIALDGDKAGIRAALRVIDLALPLLEAGKGLRFAVMPDGLDPDDLIRARGAPALQEVLDAAQPMVRLLWNRETEGQVFDSPERKAALDKNLRTALKRIQDPSIRSHYGEDIKELRWDLFRQGRRPAARSPGRPWQPGPRGQMRGGKFVPPALPATDAAKNSALAGTEADLLYPSRVSDGIREAVALAILMRFPGLVARFESDLERLELSNEAHFRLRNLILTHFHAPDCRALIETDSPGLLDELTRSNHVRSNPGLQPKADEEFAAACVEEALARLQADRGHRVELAEAVEDLSGLVDEGLTWRLSKAAEAKVSASRGPQDQKTESVIAPNGVELDREELDRRQKLFDSIDFSAGGKARPG is encoded by the coding sequence ATGAGCCTGCCCCCTGGTTTCCTTGATGAATTGCGCAACCGCGTCTCGCTTTCCGCCGTGGTCGGCCGGAAGGTCACCTGGGATATGCGCAAATCGAATATGGCCAAGGGGGACTGGTGGTCGCCCTGCCCCTTCCATCAGGAAAAATCCGCAAGCTTTCATGTCGATGATCGTAAAGGGTTTTATTACTGCTTTGGCTGCCATGCGAAGGGTGACGCGCTGACCTTTATCAAGGAAAGCGAAAATCTCGGTTTCATGGAAGCGGTCGCGGTGCTGGCCTCGGAAGCCGGGATGCAGATGCCCGAGCGCGACCCGCGTGCCGCCGAAAAAGCCGACCGCCGCACACAGCTGATCGAGGTCATGGAAGAGGCGGTGAAATGGTTCCGCCTGCAGCTGAAGACCCAGGCCGCCACAGACGCGCGCGCCTATCTCGCGAAACGCGGGCTGTCTGAAGCCGCGCAGGACCGCTGGGAAATCGGCTTCGCCCCCGATGGCTGGTCGGGGCTGTTCCAGGCGATGACCGGCAAGGGCATCGCGAAAGAGCTGCTGGTCGCTGCCGGGCTCTGTGCGACCTCGGCCAAAGGGAAAGAACCCTATGACCGGTTCCGCAATCGCATTATCTTTCCGATCCGCGACGGGCGTGGCCGCGCGATCAGCCTTGGCGGGCGGGCGATGGACCCGAATGACCAGGCGAAATATCTGAACGGCCCCGAGACCGAGCTGTTCGACAAGGGGCGCAACCTCTTTAACCATGGCCCGGCGCGCGAGGCGGCGGGCAAAGGCCAGCGTCTGATCGTGGCCGAAGGCTATATGGATGTGATCGCGCTGTCCGAGGCCGGGTTCCAGGCGGCGGTGGCTCCTCTGGGCACGGCTGTCACGGAAGATCAGCTGCGGCTGTTGTGGCGGATCTCGGATGAGCCGGTGATCGCGCTGGACGGTGACAAGGCGGGGATCCGGGCGGCTTTGCGGGTGATCGACCTTGCGCTGCCGCTGCTTGAGGCCGGCAAAGGGCTCAGGTTTGCGGTGATGCCGGACGGCCTCGACCCGGATGATCTGATCCGGGCGCGTGGTGCGCCTGCGCTGCAGGAGGTGCTGGACGCCGCCCAGCCGATGGTGCGGCTGTTGTGGAACCGCGAAACCGAGGGTCAGGTTTTCGACAGCCCCGAGCGCAAGGCGGCGCTGGACAAAAACCTGCGCACGGCGCTGAAACGCATCCAGGACCCCTCGATCCGCAGCCATTATGGCGAGGATATCAAGGAGCTTCGCTGGGACCTGTTCCGCCAGGGCCGCCGTCCGGCGGCGCGCAGCCCGGGCCGGCCCTGGCAACCGGGCCCGCGCGGCCAGATGCGCGGTGGCAAATTCGTGCCCCCCGCGCTGCCTGCAACCGATGCGGCAAAAAACTCGGCCCTCGCAGGGACCGAGGCCGATCTGCTTTATCCCAGCCGGGTCTCGGACGGGATCCGCGAAGCGGTCGCCTTGGCGATTCTGATGCGTTTCCCGGGCCTTGTCGCGCGATTTGAAAGTGATCTGGAGCGCCTGGAGCTGAGCAACGAGGCGCATTTCCGGCTGCGCAACCTGATCCTGACGCATTTCCATGCCCCGGATTGCCGGGCGCTGATCGAGACCGACAGCCCCGGCCTTCTTGACGAGCTGACCCGCAGTAACCATGTGCGTTCCAACCCCGGTCTGCAGCCGAAGGCCGATGAGGAGTTCGCCGCCGCCTGTGTCGAAGAAGCACTGGCGCGGCTCCAGGCCGATCGTGGTCACCGGGTAGAGCTTGCCGAGGCGGTCGAGGACCTCTCGGGCCTCGTGGACGAGGGTCTGACATGGCGGCTGTCAAAGGCCGCCGAGGCCAAAGTCAGCGCCAGCCGGGGGCCGCAGGACCAGAAAACCGAATCGGTCATTGCGCCAAATGGCGTCGAACTGGACCGCGAGGAACTCGACAGACGCCAGAAATTGTTCGATTCGATTGATTTCAGTGCCGGTGGCAAGGCCAGACCGGGCTGA
- a CDS encoding TrkH family potassium uptake protein, whose protein sequence is MIDLRPVAYVIGRILIVLAILMVAPAILDWRAGDPNARAFLRSALITGFAGVSLALSTANSQTAALGVRQAWLLTSAIWFILPFFAGLPYVLGEPGLSYLHAWFEAVSGLTTTGATVITGLDHLPMGMNLWRGMTTWIGGLGIAFIAMIFLPLMRVGGMQFFRTEGFDTFGKALPRATDIARQLMLIYAALTLTCMASYLMIGMPALGAVVHGMTTVATGGFSPYDQSFNNFQGAGEYIAVFFMLAGSLPFIRYVQMVNGQPFALWHDPQVRAYLRWLLSAVMIVAVWRILTADMEIEPAFRESLFNLTSIMSSTGFFSGSFPSWDGLMLVVALIIGIVGACAGSTASGLSVFRVQIAFSVLRAQVRRIAWPNSVEAVKYDGRTVEDDLIQALIMFISSYILILGLFSVVLTLVGVDLESAMFAIWTTLGNVGYGFGPLVERTGTFVEFPDAAIAVMGLAMILGRLGLLAVLVLLLPAFWRS, encoded by the coding sequence ATGATCGACCTCAGACCCGTGGCCTATGTGATCGGACGGATTCTGATCGTCCTCGCCATTCTGATGGTCGCGCCTGCGATTCTCGACTGGCGGGCGGGCGATCCGAATGCGCGTGCCTTTTTGCGCTCAGCCCTGATCACCGGCTTTGCAGGCGTGAGCCTTGCCCTGTCGACGGCGAACAGCCAGACAGCGGCGCTTGGGGTGCGGCAGGCCTGGCTTCTGACCTCGGCGATCTGGTTCATCCTGCCCTTCTTCGCCGGCCTGCCCTATGTGCTGGGAGAGCCCGGTCTGAGCTATCTGCATGCCTGGTTCGAAGCGGTCTCGGGCCTCACCACCACCGGCGCCACTGTGATCACCGGCCTTGACCATCTGCCGATGGGGATGAACCTCTGGCGCGGTATGACGACCTGGATCGGCGGGCTTGGGATCGCCTTTATCGCGATGATCTTCCTGCCACTGATGCGGGTCGGCGGCATGCAGTTCTTCCGCACCGAGGGGTTCGATACATTCGGCAAGGCCCTGCCCCGCGCCACCGATATCGCGCGCCAGCTGATGCTGATCTATGCCGCGCTGACCCTGACCTGCATGGCCTCATATCTGATGATCGGGATGCCGGCGCTTGGCGCGGTGGTGCATGGCATGACCACGGTCGCGACCGGAGGCTTTTCGCCTTATGATCAGTCCTTCAACAACTTCCAGGGCGCCGGAGAATATATCGCGGTGTTCTTCATGCTGGCGGGAAGCCTGCCCTTCATCCGCTATGTGCAGATGGTGAATGGCCAGCCCTTCGCGCTCTGGCATGACCCGCAGGTCCGGGCCTATCTGCGCTGGCTGCTGAGCGCCGTGATGATTGTCGCGGTCTGGCGCATCCTTACCGCCGATATGGAGATTGAGCCGGCTTTCCGCGAAAGCCTGTTCAATCTGACCTCGATCATGTCCTCGACCGGGTTCTTTTCCGGAAGCTTCCCGAGCTGGGACGGGCTGATGCTGGTGGTCGCGCTGATTATCGGCATAGTCGGGGCCTGTGCAGGATCGACCGCTTCCGGGCTCTCGGTGTTCCGGGTGCAGATCGCCTTTTCAGTGCTTCGCGCCCAGGTGCGGCGGATCGCCTGGCCGAATTCGGTCGAAGCGGTCAAATATGACGGGCGCACGGTCGAGGATGATCTGATCCAGGCGCTGATCATGTTCATCTCCAGCTATATCCTGATCCTCGGCCTGTTCAGTGTTGTGCTGACCCTTGTGGGGGTGGATCTGGAATCGGCGATGTTCGCGATCTGGACGACGCTTGGGAATGTCGGCTACGGCTTTGGCCCGCTGGTCGAGCGTACCGGCACTTTCGTCGAATTCCCCGATGCGGCGATTGCGGTGATGGGGCTTGCAATGATCCTCGGCCGGCTCGGGCTGCTTGCGGTGCTCGTGCTGCTTTTGCCGGCGTTCTGGCGGTCCTGA
- the metZ gene encoding O-succinylhomoserine sulfhydrylase — protein MTNWKTRTKLVHEGSRRSQYGEMAEAIFLTQGFAYPDAETAEARFIKSGADEFIYARYGNPTTRMFEERIAGLEGTEDAFATASGMAAVNGALTALLRAGDHVVSAKQLFGSCLYILEEVLTRYGVKVTFVDGTDLAAWEAAVTPETKAVFFESMANPSLDIVDIKGVAEIAHRHGALVICDNVFATPIFSRAVDLGADVVVYSTTKHIDGQGRALGGVICGSGDYIQKIVQPYMKHTGGAMSPFTSWIMLNGMATLDLRCRAMAASALEIATFLEGHDKIEKVLFPGLKSHPQYDLAMAQMGTGGTIVSFVVKGGKEGAFRLQNALEIPKISNNLGDAKSITTHPATTTHQRLSDEQKVSLGIAPGLIRYSVGLEDAGDLIADLDQALALV, from the coding sequence ATGACGAACTGGAAGACACGCACCAAACTTGTCCATGAAGGCAGCCGCCGCAGCCAGTACGGCGAGATGGCCGAGGCGATTTTCCTCACGCAGGGCTTCGCCTATCCTGATGCCGAAACCGCCGAGGCGCGGTTCATCAAATCGGGTGCGGATGAATTCATCTATGCCCGCTACGGCAATCCCACCACGCGGATGTTCGAAGAGCGGATCGCGGGACTTGAAGGCACCGAGGATGCTTTCGCCACCGCCTCGGGCATGGCGGCGGTCAATGGCGCGCTGACCGCGCTGCTCAGGGCCGGGGATCATGTGGTCTCGGCCAAGCAACTCTTCGGATCCTGTCTTTATATCCTCGAAGAGGTGCTGACGCGCTACGGGGTGAAGGTCACTTTCGTCGACGGGACTGATCTGGCAGCCTGGGAGGCCGCCGTGACACCGGAGACGAAGGCGGTGTTCTTTGAAAGCATGGCGAATCCGAGCCTCGATATCGTTGATATCAAAGGGGTTGCGGAGATCGCGCATCGTCATGGCGCGCTGGTGATCTGCGACAATGTCTTTGCGACGCCGATCTTTTCGCGGGCGGTCGATCTGGGGGCCGATGTGGTGGTCTATTCGACCACCAAACATATCGACGGCCAGGGCCGCGCGCTTGGTGGCGTGATCTGCGGATCGGGCGACTATATCCAGAAGATCGTCCAGCCCTATATGAAACACACGGGCGGCGCGATGAGCCCGTTCACCTCCTGGATCATGCTCAACGGTATGGCGACGCTGGATCTGCGCTGCCGCGCGATGGCGGCTTCGGCGCTGGAGATTGCGACCTTCCTGGAAGGCCATGACAAGATTGAAAAAGTGCTGTTTCCGGGCCTGAAATCGCATCCGCAATATGATCTCGCCATGGCGCAGATGGGAACCGGCGGTACGATTGTGAGTTTCGTGGTCAAAGGCGGCAAAGAGGGTGCCTTCCGGCTGCAGAATGCGCTGGAGATCCCGAAGATCTCGAACAATCTCGGCGATGCGAAATCGATCACCACGCATCCCGCGACCACCACGCATCAGCGGCTTTCCGATGAGCAGAAAGTGAGCCTCGGGATCGCGCCGGGGCTGATCCGGTACTCGGTCGGGCTGGAGGATGCGGGCGATCTGATCGCCGATCTTGATCAGGCGCTGGCACTGGTGTGA
- a CDS encoding DUF1287 domain-containing protein, with amino-acid sequence MIRRSVLGLLAVPFFMPAVLRADGATAGQKIAQAAEAQEGVVRIYDPAYVALDFPGGDVAPDRGVCTDVLVRALRVAESIDLQVAINRDMKADFAAYPKNWGLTRADRNIDHRRVPNLRRLFERVGAELPLSETASDHLPGDVITCLIPGDLAHLMVVGTGLAGPRPLIVHNIGAGTRVEDRLFEFRMTGRYRFTPSVLEKLRRLSA; translated from the coding sequence ATGATCCGCCGTTCCGTCCTGGGCCTGCTGGCTGTGCCTTTCTTCATGCCGGCGGTGCTCAGGGCGGACGGCGCGACAGCCGGCCAGAAGATCGCGCAAGCGGCCGAAGCACAGGAAGGCGTTGTCCGGATTTATGACCCGGCCTATGTCGCGCTGGATTTTCCCGGCGGTGACGTGGCACCGGATCGTGGGGTCTGCACCGATGTTCTGGTCCGGGCGCTGCGGGTGGCCGAGAGCATTGATCTGCAAGTTGCGATCAACCGCGATATGAAAGCGGATTTCGCGGCCTATCCGAAAAACTGGGGGCTGACGCGGGCCGACCGCAATATCGACCATCGCCGGGTGCCCAATCTCAGGCGTCTTTTCGAGCGGGTGGGCGCAGAGCTGCCGCTCAGCGAGACCGCTTCTGATCATCTGCCGGGCGATGTGATCACCTGCCTGATCCCCGGCGACCTGGCGCATCTGATGGTGGTGGGGACCGGCCTCGCCGGACCGCGCCCGCTGATCGTCCATAATATCGGCGCCGGCACCAGGGTCGAGGACCGGCTTTTTGAGTTTCGCATGACCGGGCGTTACCGGTTTACGCCTTCTGTGCTGGAAAAGCTGCGCCGGCTGAGCGCCTGA
- the folE2 gene encoding GTP cyclohydrolase FolE2, producing the protein MTRHDRITDRAPSREEAAAALLTLRRWAEEAGEEEIAGLDPSIGNLLPDLSYPALRRAYPEDFAVDQAYRATLPDLQNGPSSLIVGAKTQIQHVGISNFRLPIRFRSREAGELMLETSVTGTVSLEAEKKGINMSRIMRSFYAHAEEQFSFEVIEAALEDYRRDLDSFDARIQMRFSFPVKVESLRSGLSGWQYYDFALELVDLNGERVKIMHLDYVYSSTCPCSLELSEHARRIRGQLATPHSQRSVARLSVVVKTGEMLWFEDLIDLARKAVVTETQVMVKREDEQAFAELNGANPIFVEDAARSFCEVLRSDPRIGDFRVMASHQESLHSHDAVSLLTEGPTFSATSLDPRLFQSLFHVG; encoded by the coding sequence ATGACACGCCATGACAGGATTACCGACCGCGCGCCCTCGCGCGAGGAGGCCGCCGCCGCGCTTTTGACTTTGCGTCGCTGGGCAGAGGAAGCGGGCGAAGAAGAGATCGCGGGGCTTGACCCTTCGATTGGCAATCTGCTGCCCGATCTGTCCTATCCCGCATTGCGCCGCGCCTACCCCGAGGATTTCGCGGTTGACCAGGCCTATCGCGCCACGCTTCCCGATCTGCAAAACGGGCCATCGAGCCTGATCGTCGGCGCAAAGACGCAGATCCAGCATGTTGGCATCTCGAATTTCCGCCTGCCGATCCGGTTTCGCTCACGTGAAGCCGGCGAGCTGATGCTGGAGACCAGCGTGACCGGCACGGTGAGCCTGGAGGCAGAGAAGAAGGGCATCAATATGAGCCGCATCATGCGCTCATTTTATGCCCATGCAGAGGAGCAGTTCAGCTTTGAGGTGATCGAAGCCGCGCTGGAGGATTACCGCCGCGATCTCGACAGTTTCGATGCCCGGATCCAGATGCGGTTTTCCTTTCCGGTGAAGGTGGAGAGCCTGAGATCTGGCTTAAGCGGCTGGCAATATTACGATTTCGCGCTGGAACTGGTCGATCTGAACGGCGAAAGGGTCAAGATCATGCATCTTGATTACGTCTATTCCTCGACCTGCCCCTGTTCGCTGGAATTGTCAGAACATGCGCGGCGCATACGCGGTCAGCTGGCGACGCCGCATTCGCAGCGTTCGGTCGCGCGGCTTTCTGTCGTGGTGAAGACCGGCGAGATGCTCTGGTTCGAGGATCTGATCGATCTGGCGCGAAAGGCGGTTGTGACCGAGACGCAAGTGATGGTGAAACGCGAGGATGAGCAGGCCTTTGCCGAGCTGAACGGCGCCAATCCGATCTTTGTCGAGGATGCGGCGCGGTCGTTCTGCGAGGTTTTGCGCAGCGATCCAAGGATCGGTGACTTTCGCGTGATGGCGAGCCATCAGGAGAGCCTGCATTCCCATGATGCGGTATCCTTGCTGACCGAGGGGCCGACTTTTTCGGCCACCAGCCTTGATCCGCGCCTGTTCCAGTCGCTGTTCCATGTGGGGTAG
- a CDS encoding pyrimidine 5'-nucleotidase has protein sequence MPNEAFSNISTWVFDLDNTLYPAGACLFPQIERKMTDWVMRNLGLDEASADALRHGYWQEHGTTLAGLMSGHDIDPSDFLAFVHDIDFSGLSRDNALAHRIAALPGRRIVFTNADTLYATRVLERRGLSGLFDAIYGIEEAGYLPKPRRDAFDCIVRLDGFDPGRGAMFEDDPRNLLEPHRMGMRTVLVAPEPLVEDHIHHNTGDLRDFLDRLAAG, from the coding sequence ATGCCAAACGAAGCTTTCAGCAATATCAGCACCTGGGTCTTTGACCTCGACAACACGCTTTACCCCGCCGGGGCCTGCCTCTTTCCCCAGATCGAGCGCAAGATGACCGATTGGGTGATGCGCAATCTTGGCCTCGACGAGGCCAGCGCCGATGCGCTGCGCCATGGGTACTGGCAGGAACACGGCACCACGCTTGCCGGGCTGATGTCCGGCCATGATATTGATCCGTCAGATTTTCTGGCCTTCGTGCATGATATCGATTTCTCGGGTCTCTCCCGCGACAATGCCCTTGCCCACCGCATCGCCGCGCTTCCGGGTCGGCGCATCGTTTTCACCAATGCCGACACGCTTTATGCCACCCGCGTGCTGGAACGGCGCGGCCTTTCCGGCCTGTTTGACGCGATCTATGGCATTGAAGAAGCCGGATATTTGCCAAAACCACGCCGCGATGCCTTTGATTGTATCGTCCGGCTTGACGGGTTCGACCCTGGGCGTGGCGCGATGTTCGAGGATGATCCGCGCAACCTGCTGGAACCGCACCGGATGGGGATGCGCACCGTCCTCGTCGCCCCCGAGCCGCTGGTTGAGGACCATATCCATCACAATACCGGCGATCTGCGCGACTTCCTTGACCGGCTTGCGGCCGGCTGA
- a CDS encoding serine protease yields MIISRFKSLVAPFRAITAVTAAMVLSVPFAAPSAAQERRWIQVEALPGLARANERAADFATEFGNVWGFGLPSGWYGVVLGPYDGAEVGSVLSALKSGARIPADSYITDGAEFRAQFWPPEGSVPETVLQPEVAVGALPDPVAEPVPEPEVIAGQVAEPAVIEETPAEARASEAALDLDQRKELQVALQWFGFYNGGIDGAFGPGTRNSMAAWQAASGHEASGILTTAQRAALVGAHQGEVAAFGFALVEEQESGIDATLPLALVEFDRYEPPFVHFREKNGSGLSIVLISQPGDASSLGGLYEVISSLTAMPAGGARERSDTEIRLTGQTGDQDGRAWARLSGGLIKGWMAFGKPQNAGRDARVFEVIDASFRAVGDTALDPGLVPLDEAARRGLVAGLEVRQPIRNRSGFYVSKAGAVLTTVDAVKTCARITLDHAVEAKLMVEDAASGLAVLQPVTALAPPAVAEFSSGTRPGAGVVIAGYPYEGRLPAPVLTHGAFEEAGGLDGAAGMLRLTVATRPGDAGGAVIDGSGAVLGMLLPELRNSTRDLPADVAFAADAAQIAAVLGQASITPLERASTVALPPETLTREARGMTVLVSCWDQP; encoded by the coding sequence ATGATCATTTCCCGTTTTAAATCTCTGGTTGCGCCCTTCAGGGCGATCACTGCCGTGACAGCCGCGATGGTGCTGTCAGTGCCATTTGCCGCGCCCTCTGCGGCGCAGGAACGGCGCTGGATCCAGGTCGAGGCGCTGCCGGGTCTTGCGCGGGCCAATGAGCGCGCGGCGGACTTCGCCACGGAGTTCGGAAATGTCTGGGGCTTTGGTCTGCCATCGGGCTGGTATGGTGTGGTGCTTGGCCCATATGACGGCGCCGAGGTGGGCTCGGTGCTTTCGGCGCTGAAATCGGGTGCAAGGATCCCGGCTGACAGCTATATCACCGATGGCGCAGAGTTCAGGGCGCAATTCTGGCCACCGGAGGGGTCTGTGCCGGAGACGGTCCTGCAGCCCGAGGTCGCCGTTGGGGCTCTGCCCGATCCGGTTGCTGAGCCGGTTCCCGAACCGGAGGTGATCGCCGGGCAGGTGGCGGAGCCTGCAGTCATCGAAGAGACACCGGCAGAGGCTCGGGCCTCCGAGGCGGCGCTTGATCTGGATCAACGCAAGGAATTGCAGGTCGCGCTGCAATGGTTCGGGTTCTACAATGGCGGCATTGACGGCGCTTTCGGGCCGGGCACCCGCAATTCCATGGCGGCCTGGCAGGCGGCCAGCGGCCATGAGGCAAGCGGCATTCTGACCACGGCACAGCGCGCGGCGCTGGTCGGGGCGCATCAGGGCGAAGTTGCGGCTTTCGGCTTTGCCCTTGTCGAGGAACAGGAAAGCGGCATCGACGCGACCCTGCCGCTCGCTTTGGTGGAATTCGACCGTTACGAGCCGCCTTTCGTGCATTTCCGCGAGAAAAACGGCTCGGGCCTGTCGATCGTGCTGATTTCGCAGCCGGGGGATGCCAGCAGTCTAGGCGGGCTTTACGAGGTGATCAGTTCGCTGACCGCGATGCCTGCAGGCGGCGCGCGCGAGCGCAGCGATACCGAGATCCGGTTGACGGGGCAGACTGGTGATCAGGATGGCCGCGCCTGGGCCAGGCTTTCGGGCGGGCTGATCAAGGGCTGGATGGCGTTCGGCAAACCGCAGAACGCGGGCCGTGATGCGCGGGTGTTCGAGGTGATCGATGCAAGCTTCCGCGCAGTTGGTGACACCGCGCTTGATCCGGGCCTCGTGCCATTGGATGAGGCGGCGCGGCGCGGCCTTGTGGCCGGGCTTGAGGTCCGCCAGCCGATCCGCAATCGCTCGGGCTTTTATGTCTCGAAAGCGGGGGCGGTGCTGACCACGGTAGATGCGGTGAAAACCTGCGCCCGCATCACGCTTGACCATGCGGTCGAGGCAAAGCTGATGGTGGAGGATGCCGCGTCCGGGCTTGCGGTCCTGCAGCCGGTGACGGCGCTTGCACCGCCTGCGGTCGCGGAATTCAGCAGCGGGACCAGGCCGGGTGCGGGGGTCGTGATCGCGGGCTATCCCTATGAGGGGCGGCTGCCGGCGCCGGTTCTGACCCATGGCGCCTTTGAAGAGGCCGGAGGGCTGGACGGCGCGGCAGGCATGCTGCGTCTGACGGTCGCGACCCGGCCGGGCGATGCGGGCGGGGCGGTGATCGACGGATCGGGGGCGGTGCTTGGCATGTTGCTGCCCGAATTGCGCAACAGCACACGCGACCTGCCCGCCGATGTCGCCTTTGCTGCCGATGCGGCGCAGATTGCCGCTGTGCTGGGCCAGGCCAGCATCACGCCGCTGGAGCGCGCGAGCACGGTCGCGTTGCCGCCCGAGACGCTGACCCGCGAGGCACGCGGGATGACGGTGCTGGTCTCGTGCTGGGATCAGCCGTGA